ctggaatatgttccgggaatcCTCCgacggcattgaggagtacacatcagtcattggcttcatcatttagtgcatcgacgacgtccccacagtgaccgtacgtacataccccaaccagaagccattgattacaggcaacatctgcactgagctaaaggctagagttgccgctttcaaggagcgggactctaacccggaagcttatgagAAATCCCGCTattccctccgacgaaccatcaaacaggcaaagtatcaatacaggactaagatcgaatcgtactacaccggctctgacactcattcggatgtggcagggcttgcaaaccattacagactacaaagggaagcacagccgacagctgcccagtgacaccaactggcaagtgtcttcactgacattttcaacctctccctgtccaagtctgtaaaACCAACAAGCAGacctccctgtgcccaagaatactaaggtaacctgcctaaatgactaccgacccgtagcactcacgtctgtagccatgaagtgccttgaaaggctggtcatggctcacataaacaccattatcccagaaaccccagacccactccactttgcataccgccccaacagatccacagatgatgcaatttatattgcactccacactgccctttcccacctagacaaaaggaacacctatgtgagaatgttattcattgactacagctcagcgttcaacaccatagtgccctcatcaataagctaaggacactgggactaaacacctccctctgcaactggatcctggacttcctaatgggccgcccccaggtggtaagggtaggtaacaacacatccgccacgctgatcctcaacacaggggcccctcaggggtgcgtgctcagtcccctcctgtactccctgttcgctcatgactgcatggctaggcatgactccaacaccatcattaagtttgctgatgacacaacagtggtaggcctgatcaccgacaacgacgagacagcctatagggaggtggtcagagacctggcagtgtggtgccaggacaacaacctctccatcaatgtgatcaagacaaaggagatgattgtggactacaggaaaagaggaccgagcacacccccattcttatcgacgtggctgtagtggtgcaggttgagagattcaagttccttggtgtccacttcaccaacaaactaacatggtccaagaccgtcgtgaagagggcacgacaaaacctattccccctcaggagactgaaaagatttggcatgggtcctcggaTCCTCTCaagattttacagctgcaccatcgagagcatcctgagtggttgcatcactgactggtattgcaactgctcggcctctgaccgcaaggcactacagagggtattgcgaacggcccagtacatcactggggccaagcttcctgccatccaggacctctgtaccaggcagtatcagaggaaggccctgaaaattgtcagactccagccaccctagtcaaagactgttctctctgctaccgcacggcaagcggtactgaagcgccaagtctaggtccaagaggcctcctgaatatctaatcaaatggctacccagactatttgcattgcccccctccccctcttttacaccgctattactctctgttgttatcatctatgcatagtcactttaataactctacatacatgtacatattacctcaactaaccggagctcctgcacattgactctgtaccggtacccccctgtatatagtctcgctattgttatttcactgctcctctttaattacttgttgcttttatttcttattcttacccGTATTTTTGAAACTACATtgtttaggggctcgtaagtaagcatttcactgtaaggtctacacctgttgtattcggcgcatgtgactaatatcgtttgattttgatttgacaccTTGCCTACATTAGTCTACTTTTAGCTCATTGTAACTAAGTAATTTCCTTGGTGTTAACATGGCTCCATGGCATTATTTTCTGTTGTCAATAGATCCAGAAGATGCCTGTGATCCAAATAAACTCCTTCAGTGTCCATACGACAAGAACCATCAGATCCGTGCCTGCCGCTTTCCGTACCATCTGATCAAGTGCAGCAAAGTTAGTAGCTATTGGAAGGAATGTTGTTGAAGGCGCAATATGACATTGTGCCATGTCATCTTAAATGTTGCTAATATAGTCAGTTGGTACATGGGAAAACAAGTTATTCAGCTGTCCTCTTGTCCTTTCCTGTAGAACCACCCTAAACTGGCCAGTGAATTAAAAACGTGCCCTTTCAACGCCCGCCACCTGATGCCCAAGCATGAGCTTTCCCACCACATTGCTAACTGTGTTGACAGAATATCTGTGAATGCAGAAGACTGTGAgctcttttttgttttgttttaccctTCCTGTATTTTCATTATTCAATGATAAGCCTATTTGCACCCTTTAGTGAGTCTAACCAGGTTCTGTGATTTCCAGTGGGCAGCGCTGAGCTGCAGAGCAAATGGCAGgtccctgttagcacctggacgAACACCAACTGTGATGAGGACTGGGATAAAGGTACTCTCTCACAAACTGCTGATTATGCGTGTGTACTCAAAGCAAAGATGCCATGAATGCATTTATTTGTTTCGCAACTTCTGCACACTCCGTGGACTGATGCAGTGAATGCAACTTTTCAGATATTTTTAGGCTGGAGATTTTCCATTGATTTCCATCAGCAGCATTTTATTTAAATGCAGCTTTTTCTTTTTGTAGAAGCAGATATTTCTTCGGCGCCTTTCGTATGGGGAGTGTCCACAAACCTGATCAGTCAGAACAGGTCAGCTGACCACACAAAGTTTGCAGTGGAGTTTATTGCTACTAAATATGATATTTGAAAAGGAGCTGGTTAATATTTTCAAATTTAAAACAGTTTTAAGTGtagtcttattttttattttttattttaggacTGAGCCATGCACTACAAACAATCTTACCCCTGGACTCCGAGCTCCAAGAACTCTGCCCTGGAAAATGTGTAGGTAATGTTTAATTTGTTTTTATGTTACAGCATTCTGTATTTATTTCTTATGGTTTGGCGCCACGCTGTCTTTTCTTGCTGTACTGTCTCACTTAAAAGCTCGTGGCCAGGTGTTCACTTGTCCCTCTTAGGCTCATTGTATTTCTCATTATTTTTGTTCAGGACTGACTAAGGGCAGAATGAATGACAAAAGTTGGAAGTCAAGAGGCTATCTTGCAGTTAAGTTTTATATCATAGATGCATGTTTTATTATCTCACTTTGACTTGGACAT
The window above is part of the Salmo salar chromosome ssa15, Ssal_v3.1, whole genome shotgun sequence genome. Proteins encoded here:
- the gtsf1 gene encoding gametocyte-specific factor 1 isoform X1, with translation MSTIRFGSTCSPSKTTLAETLPRWNDEEGEKADPEDACDPNKLLQCPYDKNHQIRACRFPYHLIKCSKNHPKLASELKTCPFNARHLMPKHELSHHIANCVDRISVNAEDLGSAELQSKWQVPVSTWTNTNCDEDWDKEADISSAPFVWGVSTNLISQNRTEPCTTNNLTPGLRAPRTLPWKMCRTD
- the gtsf1 gene encoding gametocyte-specific factor 1 isoform X2, which gives rise to MSTIRFGSTCSPSKTTLAETLPRWNDEEGEKADPEDACDPNKLLQCPYDKNHQIRACRFPYHLIKCSKNHPKLASELKTCPFNARHLMPKHELSHHIANCVDRISVNAEDLGSAELQSKWQVPVSTWTNTNCDEDWDKEADISSAPFVWGVSTNLISQNRTEPCTTNNLTPGLRAPRTLPWKM